The sequence below is a genomic window from Pectinophora gossypiella chromosome 13, ilPecGoss1.1, whole genome shotgun sequence.
gggttaacatggccacatcgaagcaattcatctaagaaagcaatattgcaatttgacacttgcgcataaaaaaaacaaatgtcaaaaatagcaatattgctttcttggatgaattgcttcgatgtggctattttaacccctcagaacttcataatttatccttgacctaggaaactacccaattacaagCCCTCGCCAGTAGACATTATCTCACCTAGTTCTATTCTTAATAATGAACCATCAATTTTTCAGAAACGCCCTATTCGAGCGCTCCGAATCGTTCGTATCAGTTTCGGAGACTCCGAACACATTGGACATTGCGAGTGCGCGTCGTGAGAACATTCCTGAATACGTCACCATCAGGAGACAGAGACCTACCACTGAGGAGACCGTCACTGAACAGTAAGTTGCCACTAAAATTAACACTTTTCGGAAATATGTTGCTTTTTTGACTTGGcttatggtagatttgccgcaaatggcattaacaaatttaagacaacggggGTGAGGGTGTCGAGTTAGGCGCGCATCTCGGCTCGAACATTATAAATTTGAAAGATTGAAtagaccctagtaggtcgatagcgataagcgctggatgAGGAAAATGCGttgcggaggtatgtgacctaacctgcttTGGGCTCGTTTTccttttgcgggttggaaggtcagacaggtagacGCTTCTTCAAAAtatcagacctgtcaaatcttctggttaggttacAGTAGGTCAGGCAGGCCCGGTGACACTGACCACCACTCACTCCACTGATTGTCTTCCAATTCATTATTGTGTTTATACATTTGTACTTTAAACATATGTTAGATGAAGACAGTGTATAAAAACTATTCTTCAACTTTACAGATACCACAACACCGAGGCAGAGGACAGTCAAGAAACGGCTTTAGAAAGAGAGATATCTTCTCCTCAGCTGACGTCACAGCCTCAGTACACGTCTATTGTACGAGTGCGCTCCACCACTACCCCTCCAGAGGACAACAGTAGTCCTGATCCCACCACCGTCCTTGCTGTCCAAATTTCCTCCTTACTAAACTCTCCTGCATCATCTGAAGTGGAAACACTTGAGGAGGAATCTCCTGAGACAACAGTCGCTGAGGCAACCGAAGCTGTCGCAACAACGACTACTACTACTACCACGACCACGACGACAACTCCCGCCCCTTCGAGTGCCCCTACGCGTCGTACGGTCCTACGACGACGGGGCTCAACCACGACTACACAAGCAACTCCAACATCCTCGACAACCCAGGTGAGTTCCAGGAACTATACTTTCGTACGTCGTCGCCGCCCGCTCGCGCAGCCTAATGAAATAGTTTCGGACTCAACAGACGATCCCGAATTTTCTAGAAAGGTCAGGTCCACGACACCTGACAGTAGAGAAGTTGAAAATCGTAGGGAAACCGGACCAACTCGTAGGTTTAGGTCTAGGTTACAGACGAATGTTGATGATTCTGTTCCTGCTGCTGCGTCCCCTGTGTCCAGAGGACAGTTTAGACCTGAATTAAGCCGTGATGAAGTATTATCATTAACTCCCATTGACGTAGAATTGCCCCAATTTGTTCAGAAACCATCTTTCAGTTCAAGATCTGAGAGACGGTTCCGTGGTAGGACAACAGCAGCTAGTAAAATAGAGGACAGTGTGGCATCAGCTGCTACAGTTGAAGCCAGACGCCCCAATATTTTGCCCCGAGGTCGCAGTCGCTTTAGTCCTAGTTCTACTACATTAGCATTAGAAGAATCTGAAGCATCTGTAGCAACTGAGTCTACTCCGAGCCAGAAACGGCCAACTTTTGCTAGGTTTACTCCGCGACCATTTGCTAGAACTTCTGCAACTGTGGAACAGCAAGAAGATGAATCAGACACAGTAGTAACTCAAAGATTACCAACACGTTTGCCATTTGGTAGAACTAGGGTTACTGCATCGATTGCACAATCGACAAGTTCATCTTCTGTACAACCAAGGAGAATACTATTTCCCTCCCGTCAATCGAGTACTACTCCTCAAGCGTTGGCTCTAGAAGATGAGGAGGAGGACTTGGAAGAAAACAAAGATGATATTTCTCTATCTGAAACTGCAGTAGCTGAGAAAGAACATGAACAAGAATTCGATGAAAACTCAGACACAACAGAAGAGCTGCCAAAACGTAGAATAGTTATTAAGAAGCTTAGAGCACCAGTGAGTACTACAACAGAAAGTAGTATCTCTACTGAAGCAGTTCAGATTTCTGATGATGGCAAAAAGAGATTCAGGGTTATTAGAAGACGCCCATCTTCAACTTTCCCTCCTACGGAAGAGCCTGCTTCTATTACTGAAGCTCCAGCACCGCAAAGAATTCGTAAAGTAATTCGTAAGAAAATAAGACCCGCTGAAGATGAACCGGAAATTATAGCGAAATCAATTGGCTCCTTGAATTCTGCAGCTAAAGATACGACTACAGAAATTGTAGCTAACTATGGTGAAAAAAGTAAGCCTTCTACTATACCACCTCCCACCGAAGCTCCCACTGATCTAAAACAAGAAATTGAAACAACTAAAGAAGAAATCAAGCCTgattttgaagaaaaaataaatagcaATGATACAGAACAAAAGCAAGATGTAAAGGAAAAAGTGGAATCCAATTCCCAAGAAAGTCAGCAAGAGGTTGAAAACCCCGTAGAAGAAAACCTGGCTATCACTGAAACTGAAGCGAAGCCACAAGTTTCTATAGAAACTGAAGAAAAAGCTGTCGATTTATCTGAGAACAATGAGGGGGCTGCTTCCGAAGAACCACCGAAAGAATTAGAAGAGTCTTCACCAGAGACTACGACAACTACTACAACACGGCAACCTACATCCACTGTGCGAAGCAGGCTACCATACCGCCCACCAAAACGTACATTCACATCTACAACCGAGTCCGTGCCCTCAAGCAGCAGGACTTTCAGCCGCAAATTCAACCCAGGTGTCTATACTAGTCCGTCAACAGTTGATAAAGAAACGAGCAAACTGGCTCCGGCTCCGACTAGAAGGCCCTTCTCATTTAGTAGGCGACCAACTTTTACAAGAACTACTAAGAAAgtggtagaagaagaagaagaggaagatgAATACTCTGAAGATGAAGATTTAGATGTACCCGAACAAGAAAATCCTTTGGTATTGGTACCGCCAAATCAATTATTTAGCAGGAGACCGCAACCTGGTCAAGAAAATAAGGAAAGTGATGAAGATCTTGATGAGgaagaagatgaagaagatGAACCGGAGCAACCACAAAGATTCACTCCTAGAAGACCACCAACTTTCAAACCTAGAGTAGTTAACTCAAACACCTTTAGAACTACTTCATCCACTACTGAATTACCTAAACGACCAAGCTCTCAGAATAGAACAGCAATATTTAATAGGTTTGGCGCAAAACCTGTAAACGACACTAAGAAACGTGTGCAAAATGTGCCAGTTGGTTACGGTTCTCCTTCAGCTGGTCAGCCAAAGACTCAAGAAACCTCTCAATCTTCAGTTGAACTAGAATCTGAGGAAGATATTACTACAACCAACGCATCAACTGGAGAAACTGAAGCAACCACTGAAGATGATGACTACTTGTCTATGACAATGACAGAATCTTCAGGAACGACTTTGACAGATAGCACCACCACAGAAGACATTACCACAAACACTATTGACGCTGACTGGTTGACTGAGACTACCACTGGTGGAATAGAGATTGATGATTCAGATGACTACTTAGAATCATCAGAAGGCACGACAAACTTACCAACTACACAAGATTCCACTACACAAACTGAAAGTGAAAAGCAAACTGAGCCTGAAGTACATGAAGACCAAACTTCCACCGAAGCATATTCTGAAAGCACTACAATTGAAGCTATTCCCGAAACAACAACTTATGCGCCTACAGTAGCACCGATAGTTAAAACTCAGTTCAACAAACTATTCTCCGTTAGTAGAGTTGTAGAAGTAAATTCGAAATTAGATAAGCATCGATTAAACAAGAATAACGAAACAACGCTTATTGAAGAGGGCAAACTTATGGTTGAAAAGAAACCTACAGTTGATAAAATTGGTGAAGTAAGCAGGTTTAGTTTTATTAAGATTGTCGAGGATGAAATTCCAATTTATTTAACTAAATTAGGACATGTTTATCCTGTAGAAAACCCACCGGATCACTATATACGAATTGATGAAGCTAGAAATGCTAGAGCTTTAGTTAATTTTGCCGATGCACCAAGAGAAAATTTAATAGCTTCAGAAAGTATGAACGAACCTTACAGACATGTGAATAAAGTTGAAAATCAACCTAAGGATGACATAGTACCCAAAAGTGAAGTAGAACATATTATACCAGGCGACgactttttaaaatacattaatgACGATAAAAAGTCTAGCAAATCTGAAGAAGACCAAGGTTTTGCTCAATGGCAATTCATCCCTGCTGCTTATGAGAATGAAAAGACCAAAGCAGCAAAGAACTTTGAAGTTGTTACTCCAAGAGGAATGCTTACTGAACCGTCGACGTTACCTTTGGAAGCCTTATTTAAAACTGAAAACCCAATGGCTAGGAAAGTTGGTGAGATTGGAGACAAACAACCATTTGTTGTGTATTCGGCATCAGTGCCAACACAAAATGAAGACGCAAATATTGTTAAGCTGCAAGTATTGAAACCTGAGACTGGTCGCAGTATAATAACTTTCGCTAAAGGCCAAGAGTTCCACGGAGGTCCTGTGACTGAACATGCTACTGTCAAATATCCTATCAACATTTCAGTTGTACCAAAAACATCAGAAAGCCCATCATCGTCAACAACAACGACTACTACTACTACCGAAACAGTGACCAGCCCTGTAATAGAAATGTTAACGACAATATCATCAACAACATTGACTACGGAACCATCAACAATCCCGCCTACAACTGAACCTTCAACAACAGAAACGATCGTTGAAGAAACGACGACAGTGAAATCACCTTTTGACAACAAGAGGTCTAAATTCGCTTTCCCAAGACGACCTACGTTCAAACCAGCGAACATAACTAGACCTACGATTGTCCCCAGGCCAGCTAAGAAACTTAACAGCACTGTGTCGTCGAATTTATTCCAAAAACCGAACAAAACATCTAATTTTAACCCCTCCAAGTCTCGATTCACTGCCAACAGAGGACAAAACGTACCGGTAGATATTAGAAAGAAGGGAAATACGAAGGTGCCTCCAAAGAGCTTCACGACAGAAGCCCCAAGGTCGACAACCGAAAGGCGACTGTACGTGAAGCCCATAAGGCCGAACTTGCGACCATCCTTTGTACCTCGGAGAAACACAACGCCTTCTCCACAAACCACTGTTAATACGTAATCGAAATAGTTAAGGCCATTGCACACATGATTACAAAAAATCGaattcattttcaaattaaaagtcAACTCACGTTAAAAGCACATGAAACACTATTGATAGAAGAATTAAGTAGCCAATCAACTTTATGTTTTATCAATTTCAAATTATCAAAGAAAGTTCTACAAATGATTGATTCTAAACGGACCACAAACGGCCACtagacattgcgcacttacttttacttgcgcaaatgtcaaattgtaatattgatttttagatggattgctttaatgtagcctttttaacgccCCTGTCGTCCTCTTCAACACATCTCTTGATCCATTtccattggtttttttttaattccattaACTTGATTTGTAATCTTGTGTGTAAGTACTAAGTAGTTTTATATAGCAAGTAACATGTTGAGTCCGGTTTCTAACGCCATAAAATATTAAGAATTGGATTTTGAACTGTAACTTCggcaatatgttgtgacacaaTTACTGACTGTtcaattattttagaaattatgataatattagaaattattgaaataaaaaaatcatgctAATCGCTATTTGATCGATAATTCTTGATTTTCTTCGTATTaagaaaattaagtaagtaagtacttttgttGGGTCCGATTATTTCATTGGCGGGTTTGAACGCATATGCTTACCTATAAAGTAATACATTCTTGAACATTATGTTATATGTAAATATCAACTCAACAGTTTTGTAGTCATATTTTTAGAGATTTCATAGCTTTAACTTAGGTTAGGTTTAATGGAGGTTTTGTaccaaaaaatgtatattataatatgttagTTCGTTTTGGTATTGAAGACTTTCAATTACAAATTGTCATAGGTTATCTAGCTTagacttatttaattttttttatatttgaaaagtAATATTACTGAAGTAATCGTTACCATTAATAAGAATGTACATACATGAATAAAGGTAGGATTGGGCATTTGTATACCGATGGAGAAAATTGTAATGtaacaaagaaataaaattgtaagtgGATTatcttcataatttattttcggaCGCACCAATTTGACTTCATCTATGAAAATGCAACGCGTTGCGCGGATACATCAATTAATCGCTCGCTTCTGCGTGAACGCTTTCAAACGTCGCATAGTGTTTGAATTAGTCGCGCGGCGCGCCGTGTTTCCATAAACAAGGTCTTAGCTTTAAGATCTATTTTACGCAAAAGTTTTACACTgacaaaataaataggtaatacagaatacctacaataaaaaatgattttataaatcttatcttatttagcctatacgatcacATATTATTTTTGTCAGTATAATGCTATTGTATTAGAAAATTGTGCTTTAAGTGGCTTTAACTTAttagtgtgcaataaagaagaGAAAACTGCAGTTGGATACAAAAAGTACAGCCTAAAGGTAAGTTGcttttattactatttaaaaaagttaatatgtacCTACGAATGATATTTTGCATTGACAAAAAACGATGCAACTGTGATACTGTACACAACAGGTTTTGcaacaaacatttcaaaataaatccaatcaatgATAACTCAGGAACAGGAGAAGCTACTGCTCCCAAAAATAGATAGCAACTGAaattaaataagttttaataacGCCACATTACTTATTAAACAAAACACCAAGACTTAGCTAACTTGCAAACGATTGTGACAatgtgacagtgataaaaatgtatgagattgacatgtTACTttatcgacagtgacagtgttaaaaatatatgggatcagttccatacatttttaacactgtcactgttgattgtcataatcgtttgcatgtatgggattgacataaggtgacatgttagttccatacatttttatcactgtcactgtcgattgtcatttCGGCAGCAAAtgtacattaagtcacgtcaaaaaaaaatactgttgaatgtcgtaatcgtttgcaagcTGGCTAAGGTGCTGAAACAATAATGGTAAACCTACTTCGATTTAGAACCAAACGATTCACTTTCACAACATCGCAAAAGTCATAAATAAAAGGAATCTTGTTACCTTCACCAATTAAGTTTTACCAAACATGGTAAGGAGGTGCAAAACAAGCTTTTCTAGTAGTTTTCTTATGTCTCGACGATTGTGTTACTTTTTATCGACAACTATGAACAATAGTAAATGTTTTGCTTCACAATTGCTTCCCAGTATTTGCCAGCTATTGTTATATTAGTCTTCGGGAGttttttgtcaaaatattttattttattttatttttatttctaggAGAACCAACAGTTATCAAAAACAAGTTAAAGACTGGAATAACAACATCAAAACCAATTAAAGGTTCTCACAAATAGAATTAGAATaattagttacaaaaaaaaagcgtTGAGTCTTGACTTGACAGTAAGCAACGTTGTAGAAGATTGAGTTCCGCACGCACAATAGaagttaaatgataaaaacaacaaatagtTAGATGTATACAATAACAAAACTATTATatacaataatacataaacaataCATGTATTTTAATACATGTATTGCCATAAAAGGTCAAGTTTAATAATTTGCAACGGGATTTTTATCTAcacaatacataaaattattttactaataGATAACCACTATTTCTTAGTAGTTTAGAGTAAGCAGTTATATGTCCTCCCcaataccgaccctgccggcgtggtcgtcaATTTCCATCATTCAGCGCTACCGCTTCACtagtgtcgaataattatttgaaataataatcCTGTCAGATGGCGCCCTGAGCttaggtttgcgcccaactagGCCTATTGTAacttttgtaccggatgaggtgccctcagcgctccccatttgtccggccaag
It includes:
- the LOC126372089 gene encoding mucin-5AC; this encodes MRNSSRRKFSDMLLKMDPTTWLALALAAVTLATPALSSEPRVVCYYTNWSVYRPGTARFNPQNINPYLCTHLVYAFGGFTKDNTLKPFDKYQDIEKGGYAKFTGLKTYNKNLKTMLAIGGWNEGSTRFSPMVASRDKRKEFVRNAIKFLRQNHFDGLDLDWEYPAFRDGGKPKDRENYAKLVRELREEFERESEKTGKPRLLLTMAVPAGIEYIQKGFDVKTLNQYLDWMNLLTYDYHSAFEPAVNHHAPLYPLEEPNEYSVDNELNIDYTIKFYLENGADRDKLVLGIPTYGRSYTLFNPDAVEIGAPADGPGEQGDATREKGYLAYYEICEALKPKTKKRSPARDSEEDSEEESEEEEDQPWTVMHPNDNAMGPVAYRGNQWVGYDDVDIVRKKAEYVAENGLGGIMFWSIDNDDFRGTCHGKPYPLIEAAKEAYIVKLGSTDNAIVTDRPRGSTTVRSTSNRRRNRPRSSTTTTTTPKPSASKSNKRKSGSAVSSTTPAWNIVTPEPPTTPDPGSDFKCTDEGFFPHPRDCKKYFWCLDSGPSNLGIVAHQFTCPSGLFFNKAADSCDFARNVLCKKPSATTKAPKPEPTKPTTTKPTTTTTTRKPVKLSTKSSSLFRTTSTTTTTPAPESEEEEYEDDLEDAADIEAEDPKVIKELIDLIKKVGGVEQLEKQLHLSESSSTDGAITTTPTPFNKRLYQKVLERTRGKNKYTGNNQSSGQNSRRGPQNAGLEATADKDKLLKKDRPQYTTINRSRPAFSTQLPLDDEDLDDIAVDPPRQSLARSVDEGKVGTTAKPLQYVNIRRARPLTTSDTADDTASRNALFERSESFVSVSETPNTLDIASARRENIPEYVTIRRQRPTTEETVTEQYHNTEAEDSQETALEREISSPQLTSQPQYTSIVRVRSTTTPPEDNSSPDPTTVLAVQISSLLNSPASSEVETLEEESPETTVAEATEAVATTTTTTTTTTTTTPAPSSAPTRRTVLRRRGSTTTTQATPTSSTTQVSSRNYTFVRRRRPLAQPNEIVSDSTDDPEFSRKVRSTTPDSREVENRRETGPTRRFRSRLQTNVDDSVPAAASPVSRGQFRPELSRDEVLSLTPIDVELPQFVQKPSFSSRSERRFRGRTTAASKIEDSVASAATVEARRPNILPRGRSRFSPSSTTLALEESEASVATESTPSQKRPTFARFTPRPFARTSATVEQQEDESDTVVTQRLPTRLPFGRTRVTASIAQSTSSSSVQPRRILFPSRQSSTTPQALALEDEEEDLEENKDDISLSETAVAEKEHEQEFDENSDTTEELPKRRIVIKKLRAPVSTTTESSISTEAVQISDDGKKRFRVIRRRPSSTFPPTEEPASITEAPAPQRIRKVIRKKIRPAEDEPEIIAKSIGSLNSAAKDTTTEIVANYGEKSKPSTIPPPTEAPTDLKQEIETTKEEIKPDFEEKINSNDTEQKQDVKEKVESNSQESQQEVENPVEENLAITETEAKPQVSIETEEKAVDLSENNEGAASEEPPKELEESSPETTTTTTTRQPTSTVRSRLPYRPPKRTFTSTTESVPSSSRTFSRKFNPGVYTSPSTVDKETSKLAPAPTRRPFSFSRRPTFTRTTKKVVEEEEEEDEYSEDEDLDVPEQENPLVLVPPNQLFSRRPQPGQENKESDEDLDEEEDEEDEPEQPQRFTPRRPPTFKPRVVNSNTFRTTSSTTELPKRPSSQNRTAIFNRFGAKPVNDTKKRVQNVPVGYGSPSAGQPKTQETSQSSVELESEEDITTTNASTGETEATTEDDDYLSMTMTESSGTTLTDSTTTEDITTNTIDADWLTETTTGGIEIDDSDDYLESSEGTTNLPTTQDSTTQTESEKQTEPEVHEDQTSTEAYSESTTIEAIPETTTYAPTVAPIVKTQFNKLFSVSRVVEVNSKLDKHRLNKNNETTLIEEGKLMVEKKPTVDKIGEVSRFSFIKIVEDEIPIYLTKLGHVYPVENPPDHYIRIDEARNARALVNFADAPRENLIASESMNEPYRHVNKVENQPKDDIVPKSEVEHIIPGDDFLKYINDDKKSSKSEEDQGFAQWQFIPAAYENEKTKAAKNFEVVTPRGMLTEPSTLPLEALFKTENPMARKVGEIGDKQPFVVYSASVPTQNEDANIVKLQVLKPETGRSIITFAKGQEFHGGPVTEHATVKYPINISVVPKTSESPSSSTTTTTTTTETVTSPVIEMLTTISSTTLTTEPSTIPPTTEPSTTETIVEETTTVKSPFDNKRSKFAFPRRPTFKPANITRPTIVPRPAKKLNSTVSSNLFQKPNKTSNFNPSKSRFTANRGQNVPVDIRKKGNTKVPPKSFTTEAPRSTTERRLYVKPIRPNLRPSFVPRRNTTPSPQTTVNT